A genomic window from Solanum dulcamara chromosome 11, daSolDulc1.2, whole genome shotgun sequence includes:
- the LOC129873334 gene encoding uncharacterized protein LOC129873334 — translation MSNSLPPYSSVMFVKFATGSRRSPLLPLSLIGAQSLQFKGRSSEHKLLKGDGKGKAKGDTEEGHPQGGQAVDLTYVEILIRSRAISHLMFHILARKIFYTD, via the exons ATGTCAAACAGTCTGCCTCCATATTCAAGCGTAATGTTCGTCAAATTCGCCACTGGCTCGAGGAGGAGTCCGCTTCTGCCGCTAA GTCTTATTGGAGCTCAGAGCCTACAGTTTAAAGGTCGATCATCTGAGCATAAGCTACTCAAG GGAGATGGAAAAGGCAAAGCCAAAGGAGATACCGAAGAAGGACATCCCCAAGGAGGACAAGCAGTAGATCTGACTTATGTTGAAATTCTTATCAGAAGCCGTGCAATTTCCCACCTGATGTTTCACATTTTGGCCCGTAAAATATTTTACACCGACTAA
- the LOC129873138 gene encoding uncharacterized protein LOC129873138, whose amino-acid sequence MAGSGGNLSSNQSSVSHQAPKILLAKPGLVTAGKFNRGGPDDDSTAHRPRLPSIGSLNLLSDTWDFHTDRFLPFLTDNTDFTVVGVIGPPGVGKSTIMNEIYGFDSSSPGTLPPFAIETEETRAMAKHCTVGIEPRVSSERIILLDTQPVFSPSVLAEMIRPDGSSTIPIISGESLSAELAHELLSIQLGVLLASICHIILVVSEGVHDASMWQLMSTVDLLKHGIPDPSSLTLSHPQSSEKENRDKILDNGGEYMADPVFVHSKLCTEDLAPCNLVQLKKALTQFFCSSSFMRSENHNTAKESQVSAVSSNVHSTGRESEFLKLFVIPSRNKDDSLKPQYESHISALWNLRDQVLSTTGPSFSRTVSERDWVKNSAKIWEIIRNSSIIVDYCRTLQSSGMFRR is encoded by the coding sequence ATGGCGGGTAGTGGTGGAAACCTTAGTTCCAATCAATCATCTGTGTCTCATCAAGCTCCCAAAATCCTATTAGCGAAACCTGGCCTTGTTACCGCTGGTAAATTCAACCGCGGTGGACCTGACGATGACTCTACAGCTCACCGCCCACGTCTTCCCTCCATTGGATCTCTTAATCTTCTCTCTGACACCTGGGATTTCCACACAGATCGTTTTCTCCCGTTTCTGACGGATAATACGGACTTTACAGTAGTGGGTGTGATTGGTCCTCCAGGGGTTGGGAAATCGACGATAATGAACGAAATATATGGTTTTGATTCTAGCTCTCCCGGAACTCTTCCTCCATTTGCCATAGAAACAGAAGAAACAAGGGCTATGGCGAAACATTGTACGGTTGGCATCGAACCACGGGTTTCATCTGAACGGATTATACTGCTTGATACACAGCCTGTTTTTAGCCCCTCGGTTTTGGCTGAAATGATTAGACCAGATGGCTCATCCACCATACCCATAATAAGCGGTGAGTCTTTATCAGCTGAGCTAGCTCATGAACTATTGAGCATCCAGCTTGGTGTTCTTCTGGCATCCATTTGTCACATTATATTGGTGGTATCAGAGGGAGTCCATGATGCTAGCATGTGGCAACTCATGTCAACGGTTGATTTGCTAAAGCATGGCATACCTGATCCATCTTCTTTGACCCTTTCTCATCCTCAAAGCTCGGAGAAAGAAAACAGAGACAAAATTCTAGATAATGGAGGAGAGTACATGGCTGATCCAGTTTTTGTGCATTCAAAGCTATGCACTGAAGATCTAGCACCAtgtaaccttgttcaactgaaGAAGGCACTCACACAATTCTTTTGCTCGTCATCCTTTATGAGATCAGAAAACCACAACACTGCCAAAGAGAGTCAAGTTTCTGCTGTTTCTTCCAACGTTCATAGTACTGGTCGAGAatctgaatttttaaaattatttgtaatTCCATCTAGAAATAAGGATGATTCCTTGAAGCCACAGTATGAAAGCCACATTTCTGCATTATGGAATTTGCGGGATCAGGTTTTGTCGACGACAGGTCCGTCTTTCTCAAGGACTGTGTCCGAGCGTGATTGGGTGAAAAATTCTGCCAAGATATGGGAAATTATTAGGAATTCTTCCATTATTGTGGACTATTGCAGAACTCTTCAAAGTTCAGGCATGTTTAGGAGGTAA